In Hyphomicrobiales bacterium, a single window of DNA contains:
- the queA gene encoding tRNA preQ1(34) S-adenosylmethionine ribosyltransferase-isomerase QueA, protein MRVSDFDFELPAERIALRPAVPREAAKLLVVSPDALRDRTVSDLPAELRAGDVLVFNNTKVIPAALSGHRVGRLGTTPRIEALLHQRMDGATWKAFVKPAKKLIAGDRLRFGELEAHVSAKGEAGEVTLVFSETGADLDAALAIAGRVPLPPYIESQRAQDAQDKADYQTIYARHDGAVAAPTAGLHFTEDLMKGLQEAGITHEFVTLHVGAGTFLPVKAEDTADHKMHSEWGEVPADVAARLKVARAEGQRVIAVGTTSLRLLEASGLEPFRGATDIFITPGYRFRAVDGLVTNFHLPRSTLFMLVSAFAGQARMKAAYGHAIAQGYRFYSYGDASLLWPAP, encoded by the coding sequence ATGCGCGTTTCCGATTTTGATTTTGAGTTGCCCGCGGAGCGGATTGCCTTGCGTCCGGCGGTGCCGCGGGAGGCGGCGAAGTTGTTGGTGGTTTCGCCCGATGCCTTGCGCGACCGGACGGTCTCTGACCTGCCTGCGGAATTGCGCGCCGGTGATGTGCTGGTGTTCAACAACACGAAGGTGATCCCCGCCGCCCTGTCCGGTCATCGCGTCGGGCGGCTTGGCACCACCCCCCGGATCGAGGCGTTGCTGCACCAGAGGATGGACGGCGCAACGTGGAAGGCATTCGTAAAGCCGGCGAAGAAGCTGATCGCCGGAGACCGCCTGCGTTTCGGAGAACTTGAGGCACACGTTTCCGCCAAGGGCGAGGCGGGCGAGGTGACGCTGGTCTTCAGTGAAACGGGCGCCGACCTTGATGCCGCGCTCGCCATTGCGGGCCGCGTGCCGTTGCCGCCCTATATTGAATCACAACGCGCGCAGGATGCCCAGGACAAGGCCGATTACCAGACCATCTACGCCCGGCACGACGGTGCGGTGGCCGCGCCGACGGCCGGACTGCACTTCACTGAAGACTTGATGAAGGGGCTGCAAGAAGCTGGAATAACACATGAATTTGTGACGCTTCATGTTGGGGCTGGGACCTTCCTGCCGGTGAAGGCGGAGGATACCGCGGACCACAAGATGCATTCCGAATGGGGCGAGGTGCCTGCCGACGTGGCGGCGCGGCTGAAGGTGGCGCGGGCGGAGGGCCAGCGGGTGATTGCCGTCGGCACAACGTCGCTGCGGCTTCTGGAGGCCAGCGGACTTGAGCCTTTCAGGGGGGCGACGGACATTTTCATCACGCCGGGCTATCGCTTCCGCGCAGTCGATGGCCTCGTCACCAATTTCCACCTGCCGCGCTCCACGCTGTTCATGCTGGTCTCGGCCTTTGCCGGGCAGGCGCGCATGAAGGCTGCCTATGGCCATGCCATTGCACAGGGCTATCGCTTCTATTCCTACGGCGATGCCAGCCTGCTATGGCCTGCGCCATGA
- a CDS encoding peptidylprolyl isomerase, translated as MADLENTLYMDIADAKGTAKGRVTIALRPDLAPGHVGRIKELAREGFYDNVVFHRVIEGFMAQGGDPTGTGMGGSKKPDLKAEFSKEPHVRGVCSMARSSNPNSANSQFFICFGDASFLDKQYTVWGKVTSGMEIVDGIKRGEPVREPDKIAKMQVAADAA; from the coding sequence ATGGCTGATCTCGAAAACACCCTGTACATGGACATTGCCGATGCCAAGGGCACGGCCAAGGGCCGCGTGACGATTGCGCTCCGCCCCGACCTGGCACCCGGCCACGTGGGCCGCATCAAGGAACTGGCCCGTGAAGGCTTCTACGACAACGTGGTGTTCCACCGCGTGATCGAAGGCTTCATGGCGCAGGGCGGCGACCCGACGGGCACTGGCATGGGCGGCTCCAAAAAGCCGGACCTGAAGGCCGAGTTCTCCAAGGAACCGCATGTGCGCGGCGTCTGCTCCATGGCGCGCTCGTCCAACCCGAACTCGGCCAACAGCCAGTTCTTCATCTGCTTCGGCGATGCGTCATTCCTCGACAAGCAGTACACCGTGTGGGGCAAGGTCACGTCCGGCATGGAGATCGTGGACGGAATCAAGCGCGGCGAACCCGTGCGCGAACCGGACAAGATCGCCAAGATGCAGGTCGCGGCTGACGCGGCATAA
- a CDS encoding peptidylprolyl isomerase, producing MNQIRKWVLAGAALAALAAPAAAADSIKIDTSDNCSFTIKLRPDLAPKHVAQVSKLAAAGFYDGIVFHRVIDGFMAQTGDPTGTGTGGSNEPDLPAEFTKEHFARGTVGMARSADPNSANSQFFIMFADGGFLDGQYTVFGQVDADGMKCVDQIERGEPVANPDKMTKVTVQ from the coding sequence TTGAATCAGATCAGGAAATGGGTGCTGGCCGGCGCTGCGCTTGCCGCCCTGGCCGCTCCGGCCGCTGCCGCCGACAGCATCAAGATCGACACCTCGGACAATTGCAGCTTCACCATCAAGCTGCGCCCGGACCTCGCGCCCAAGCATGTGGCACAGGTTTCGAAGCTCGCCGCCGCCGGCTTCTACGACGGCATCGTGTTCCATCGCGTGATCGATGGCTTCATGGCCCAGACGGGCGACCCCACCGGAACCGGCACCGGCGGCTCCAACGAGCCTGACCTTCCCGCCGAGTTCACCAAGGAACATTTCGCACGCGGCACGGTGGGCATGGCCCGCTCGGCTGATCCGAACTCGGCCAACAGCCAGTTCTTCATCATGTTCGCCGATGGCGGCTTCCTCGATGGCCAGTACACGGTGTTCGGCCAGGTGGACGCAGATGGCATGAAGTGCGTGGACCAGATCGAACGCGGTGAACCCGTGGCAAACCCCGACAAGATGACAAAGGTGACGGTGCAATAA
- a CDS encoding GNAT family N-acetyltransferase, giving the protein MPPALTISAARGQHDLAAIRSLFKAYAGSLPVDLSYQGFADELAGLPGKYAPPHGELLLARDGTGTAIGCAALRPLEPPLVCEMKRLFVSPQGRGTGCGRALAEEVLATARLLGYREIRLDTLPTMAGAQNLYANLGFTPVAPYYETPVAGTVFLGKML; this is encoded by the coding sequence ATGCCGCCTGCCCTCACCATCTCCGCGGCGCGGGGCCAGCACGACCTTGCCGCCATCCGCAGCCTCTTCAAGGCTTACGCCGGCAGTTTGCCGGTGGACCTGTCCTACCAGGGCTTTGCCGACGAACTGGCAGGCCTGCCGGGGAAATACGCACCACCCCACGGCGAATTGCTGCTGGCCCGCGACGGCACGGGAACTGCCATCGGTTGCGCCGCCCTCCGGCCGCTGGAACCGCCACTGGTCTGCGAGATGAAACGCCTGTTCGTGAGCCCCCAGGGCCGCGGCACCGGCTGTGGCCGGGCACTCGCCGAGGAGGTACTCGCCACCGCCCGTCTGCTGGGCTACCGCGAAATCCGGCTGGACACGCTTCCCACCATGGCCGGCGCCCAAAACCTCTACGCCAACCTCGGCTTCACTCCCGTCGCGCCCTATTACGAAACTCCCGTCGCAGGGACCGTCTTCCTCGGGAAAATGCTGTAA
- the coaD gene encoding pantetheine-phosphate adenylyltransferase, whose protein sequence is MARIGFYPGSFDPVTFGHLDIIARAARVVDKLVIGVGVHVGKQALLSAAERISLIETVTKPIAEHSGLKVSVMSFDDLAVAAAKRAHAQVIIRGLRDASDFDYEVQMAQMNGSLAPDIETVFMAASPATRMIASSLVKQIARMGGDTSLFLPHEAETALRGAMARRV, encoded by the coding sequence ATGGCGCGCATCGGTTTTTATCCGGGGTCGTTCGATCCTGTCACATTCGGACACCTCGACATCATCGCCCGGGCGGCGCGCGTGGTGGACAAGCTGGTGATCGGCGTTGGCGTGCATGTGGGCAAGCAGGCGCTCCTCTCGGCGGCCGAGCGGATCAGCCTCATTGAGACGGTAACGAAGCCCATCGCTGAGCATTCGGGCCTCAAGGTGAGCGTGATGTCCTTTGATGACCTCGCGGTGGCAGCGGCGAAGCGGGCGCATGCGCAAGTGATCATCCGTGGACTGAGGGACGCCTCGGATTTCGACTATGAAGTGCAGATGGCGCAGATGAACGGGTCGCTGGCGCCGGATATCGAAACCGTGTTCATGGCGGCTTCACCCGCGACGCGCATGATTGCCTCCTCGCTGGTGAAGCAGATTGCCCGAATGGGCGGCGACACCTCGCTGTTCCTGCCGCACGAGGCAGAGACGGCCCTGCGGGGGGCGATGGCGCGGCGCGTCTGA
- a CDS encoding LysE family translocator yields MIAAEAYVAFCLAALALAAVPGPTVTVIIANSLRFGARAGLLNVAGTIAAGLVWLALATLGLGAAIRVMGIWFDLLRYAGAIYLIWLGLRLLFSKGSAFDGRAATGAGAHGFFWQGFVVLMSNPKVLVLFGMLIPPFLGANGDIERGTLLLGGTFIIIAAVTDTVYALLAGQAGSWMSRSRIRAVEVVSGTFLAAAGVWMALKGRA; encoded by the coding sequence ATGATTGCTGCTGAAGCCTATGTCGCCTTCTGCCTCGCCGCGCTGGCGTTAGCCGCCGTGCCGGGGCCGACGGTGACGGTCATCATCGCCAACTCGTTGCGCTTTGGCGCGCGGGCAGGGCTTTTGAATGTTGCCGGCACGATTGCAGCAGGGTTGGTGTGGCTGGCGCTCGCCACGCTGGGGCTTGGCGCCGCCATCCGGGTCATGGGAATCTGGTTTGACCTGCTGCGCTATGCTGGTGCGATCTATCTGATTTGGCTGGGTCTGCGCCTGCTGTTTTCCAAAGGTTCGGCTTTTGACGGACGCGCCGCCACGGGTGCGGGCGCGCACGGATTCTTCTGGCAGGGGTTTGTGGTGCTCATGTCCAACCCGAAAGTGCTTGTGCTGTTTGGCATGCTGATTCCGCCATTCCTGGGGGCGAACGGCGACATCGAGCGGGGCACACTGCTGCTGGGCGGGACGTTCATCATCATCGCGGCTGTGACGGACACGGTCTACGCGCTGCTCGCGGGCCAGGCGGGAAGCTGGATGTCGCGGTCGCGCATCCGGGCCGTGGAAGTGGTGAGCGGCACATTCCTCGCGGCGGCAGGCGTCTGGATGGCATTGAAAGGAAGGGCGTGA